A single region of the Oncorhynchus kisutch isolate 150728-3 linkage group LG30, Okis_V2, whole genome shotgun sequence genome encodes:
- the LOC109874645 gene encoding kelch-like protein 20 isoform X6, with translation MDITARCTLGDPNKLPEGVPQPARMPYVSDKHPRQTLEVINLLRKHRELCDVVLVVGAKKIYAHRVILSACSPYFRAMFTGELAESRQTEVVIRDIDERAMELLIDFAYTSQVTVEEGNVQTLLPAACLLQLAEIQEACCEFLKRQLDPSNCLGIRAFADTHSCRELLRIADKFTQHNFQEVMESEEFMLLPANQLIDIISSDELNVRSEEQVFNAVMAWVKYSIQERRPQLPQVLQHVRLPLLSPKFLVGTVGSDPLIKSDEECRDLVDEAKNYLLLPQERPLMQGPRTRPRKPIRCGEVLFAVGGWCSGDAISSVERYDPQTNEWRMVASMSKRRCGVGVSVLDDLLYAVGGHDGSSYLNSVERYDPKTNQWSSDVAPTSTCRTSVGVAVLGGYLYAVGGQDGVSCLNIVERYDPKENKWTRVASMSTRRLGVAVAVLGGFLYAVGGSDGTSPLNTVERYNPQENRWHTVSPMGTRRKHLGCAVYQDMIYSVGGRDDTTELSSAERYNPRTNQWSAVVAMTSRRSGVGLAVVNGQLMAVGGFDGTTYLKTIEVYDPDANTWRLYGGMNYRRLGGGVGVIKMTHCESHIW, from the exons ATGGACATCACCGCACGCTGCACACTGGGTGATCCCAACAAGCTCCCAGAGGGTGTGCCCCAGCCGGCACGCATGCCCTATGTGTCTGACAAGCACCCTCGCCAGACATTAGAGGTCATCAATCTGCTACGCAAGCACAGAGAACTGTGTGATGTCGTGTTGGTGGTCGGCGCCAAAAAGATCTATGCCCACAGAGTGATCCTTTCGGCCTGCAGCCCTTACTTCAGGGCCATGTTCACAGGCGAGCTGGCCGAGAGCCGTCAGACAGAGGTTGTGATCCGGGACATTGATGAGCGGGCCATGGAGCTGCTCATTGACTTTGCCTACACTTCGCAGGTTACCGTTGAGGAAGGCAATGTGCAGACATTGCTGCCTGCCGCTTGTCTGTTACAGCTGGCCGAGATTCAGGAGGCTTGCTGCGAGTTCCTCAAGCGCCAGTTGGACCCCTCAAATTGCCTGGGTATCCGTGCCTTTGCTGACACCCACTCTTGCCGCGAGCTGCTGCGGATAGCTGACAAGTTTACACAGCACAACTTTCAAGAG GTGATGGAGAGTGAGGAGTTCATGCTGCTTCCAGCCAACCAGCTGATAGATATAATCTCCAGTGACGAACTGAATGTGCGAAGTGAGGAGCAGGTTTTCAACGCAGTCATGGCCTGGGTCAAGTACAGCATTCAGGAGCGCCGGCCACAGCTGCCGCAG GTCCTCCAGCATGTTCGTCTTCCCCTTCTGAGCCCAAAATTCCTGGTGGGAACGGTAGGATCAGACCCTCTCATCAAAAGTGATGAGGAGTGCAGAGACCTGGTTGATGAGGCAAAGAATTACCTGCTCTTGCCCCAAGAGCGCCCTCTAATGCAAGGGCCAAGAACACGCCCTCGGAAGCCCATCCGGTGTGGAGAAGTGCTGTTTGCAG TTGGCGGGTGGTGCAGTGGGGATGCCATCTCCAGTGTCGAACGATACGACCCACAGACCAATGAGTGGCGCATGGTGGCTTCCATGAGTAAGAGGCGCTGTGGAGTGGGTGTCAGCGTCCTTGACGATCTTCTCTATGCTGTTGGCGGCCATGACGGGTCCTCATATCTCAACAGTGTGGAGAG GTATGACCCCAAGACAAATCAGTGGAGTAGTGATGTAGCTCCCACAAGCACATGCAGGACCAGTGTGGGTGTGGCTGTCCTGGGAGGGTATCTGTATGCAGTAGGGGGCCAAGATGGAGTATCCTGCCTCAACATTGTTGAAAG ATATGACCCCAAGGAGAACAAATGGACGCGCGTGGCCTCGATGAGCACCAGGCGCCTGGGTGTAGCCGTGGCTGTACTGGGGGGCTTCCTCTATGCAGTGGGAGGTTCAGATGGCACGTCCCCTCTCAATACAG TAGAAAGGTACAACCCCCAGGAGAACCGCTGGCACACCGTCTCTCCCATGGGCACCAGGAGAAAACACCTGGGCTGTGCAGTGTACCAGGACATGATCTACTCCGTAGGAGGCCGGGACGACACCACCGAGCTGAGCAGTGCTGAGCGCTACAACCCCAGGACCAACCAGTGGTCAGCTGTTGTAGCCATGACTTCAAGACGTAGTGGG GTTGGACTAGCAGTGGTAAATGGCCAGTTAATGGCTGTGGGTGGCTTTGACGGGACAACGTATCTCAAAACAATAGAGGTCTATGATCCTGACGCTAACACATGGAG gCTCTATGGTGGAATGAACTATAGGCGACTTGGAGGAGGGGTTGGTGTTATCAAAATGACTCACTGTGAATCACACATATGGTAG